One Brevibacillus choshinensis genomic window carries:
- the ruvB gene encoding Holliday junction branch migration DNA helicase RuvB: MDQRIITTQMDWEEDAAELSLRPRYLNEYIGQQHVKENLKIFIEAAKMRKESLDHVLLYGPPGLGKTTLSQIIANELGVNIRTTSGPAIERPGDLAAILTNLQEGDVLFIDEIHRLNRSVEEVLYPAMEDFALDIIIGKGPSARSVRLDLPPFTLVGATTRAGMLSAPLRDRFGVVNRLEFYTVPELAFIVSRASDILQVVIREGGAEEIAKRSRGTPRVANRLLKRVRDFAQVKGEGVITTEIAKEALERLQVDACGLDHIDHKLLLAIIERFDGGPVGLDTIAATIGEESQTIEDVCEPYLMQIGFMQRTPRGRVLTPSAYQHFGREMKE; this comes from the coding sequence TTGGATCAGCGAATTATAACAACGCAGATGGATTGGGAAGAAGACGCGGCGGAGCTGAGCCTCCGTCCTCGCTATTTAAACGAATACATCGGTCAGCAGCACGTAAAGGAAAACCTCAAAATTTTCATTGAAGCTGCCAAGATGCGAAAAGAATCGCTGGACCACGTGCTTCTGTACGGGCCGCCGGGTCTGGGGAAGACGACGCTTTCTCAGATCATTGCCAATGAGCTGGGAGTCAACATCCGCACGACGTCCGGTCCGGCTATTGAGCGACCGGGAGATTTGGCAGCGATCCTCACCAATTTGCAAGAAGGGGATGTCCTGTTTATCGACGAGATTCACAGGCTGAACCGCAGCGTAGAGGAAGTTCTTTACCCGGCGATGGAGGATTTTGCGCTGGATATCATTATCGGGAAGGGCCCGAGCGCGCGCAGTGTGCGGCTGGATTTGCCACCTTTTACCCTGGTGGGTGCAACGACCCGTGCAGGCATGCTTTCAGCGCCGTTGCGAGATCGATTTGGCGTGGTTAACCGATTGGAGTTTTACACGGTTCCCGAGCTGGCATTCATTGTTTCGCGTGCTTCGGATATTCTACAAGTAGTGATTCGGGAAGGGGGAGCCGAAGAGATTGCCAAGCGTTCCAGAGGCACCCCGCGCGTCGCGAATCGTTTGTTAAAGCGCGTCCGAGACTTCGCACAGGTGAAGGGGGAAGGCGTGATTACGACGGAGATTGCCAAAGAAGCGCTGGAACGGCTGCAGGTGGACGCGTGCGGGCTGGATCACATCGATCACAAGCTGCTTTTGGCCATCATCGAACGATTCGATGGAGGTCCTGTAGGCCTGGATACGATTGCCGCGACGATCGGTGAAGAGTCGCAAACGATCGAAGACGTCTGCGAGCCGTATTTGATGCAGATCGGCTTTATGCAGCGAACCCCCCGTGGCCGGGTCCTGACACCCAGTGCGTACCAACACTTTGGTCGGGAGATGAAAGAGTGA
- a CDS encoding DUF2905 domain-containing protein has product MNPIAKLLIIGGAVLIVIGLLWQVGGRFLPLGRMPGDIVVEKENVKFYFPVVTCIIISIVLSLATYLFRLFK; this is encoded by the coding sequence GTGAATCCGATTGCGAAGCTGCTGATTATCGGTGGAGCTGTGTTGATTGTGATTGGCCTCTTGTGGCAAGTCGGCGGCCGCTTTTTGCCGCTGGGCCGCATGCCGGGTGACATTGTAGTCGAGAAAGAAAACGTAAAGTTCTACTTTCCCGTGGTCACCTGCATCATCATCAGCATTGTATTGTCCCTCGCTACTTATCTGTTTCGTCTGTTTAAATGA
- the safA gene encoding SafA/ExsA family spore coat assembly protein, which produces MRIHVVQKGDTMWKIAKRYGVDYKELLRLNSQIKTPDTIYPGARIKIPAKGVPVRPQQIRPQQPSNELPPVKERPIMEEEQGPEVPEEIERRPIEEEEEEVQIESEVETPQLPAPTEPPREKPTVPPTPSVMPEMLTPALPQPTRPTPSVMPEMLTPALPQPTRPNPIKPMVPSMPKEPMKQPMPPMPPQPLPYPQVQPTQVSPYMYQPNVPQPLRPLRPPVQPPQVSPYMYQQPNVRPTMAPLRPPVQPTQVSPYMYQYPNVPPPMAPLRPPVQPTQVSPFMYQPNIPPSRVSPLQPSFPPNYCCPPCPPMQVQPTRQPQVSPESTSKQRPQVSPESTSKQRPQVSPESTSKQRPQVSPESTTKQRPQVSPESTTKRRPQVSPQTTVRPPAPIMPFSPINPISPIMPFPPRPMFPIPPCPPFPTPWMRPIFPPFPPMPFTRPSQVLPQQLMPRPFFPQPFLPRPLVPFCPPPPPPRPMPYPVPPYPQIRPEVVEESSCSSSCECSPESPQRNPYRGSKRDRGPVNPNNMMFPPPPRMASMPDTGLWPHWGDGHEESSSY; this is translated from the coding sequence GTGAGAATCCACGTAGTCCAAAAAGGCGACACCATGTGGAAGATCGCCAAGAGATATGGCGTCGATTACAAAGAGCTTTTACGCCTGAACAGTCAAATCAAGACTCCCGATACGATCTATCCAGGGGCAAGGATCAAGATTCCTGCAAAAGGTGTACCCGTTCGTCCCCAGCAAATTCGTCCTCAGCAGCCATCCAATGAATTGCCTCCTGTAAAAGAAAGGCCGATCATGGAAGAAGAGCAAGGACCTGAAGTTCCAGAGGAGATCGAGCGCAGGCCCATTGAGGAGGAAGAGGAAGAGGTACAAATCGAATCAGAAGTTGAGACACCCCAACTTCCAGCACCTACGGAACCACCCAGGGAGAAGCCGACGGTTCCCCCGACTCCGAGCGTCATGCCCGAGATGCTGACACCTGCATTGCCGCAACCCACTCGCCCGACTCCGAGCGTCATGCCTGAGATGCTGACACCTGCATTGCCGCAGCCCACTCGCCCCAATCCGATCAAGCCTATGGTGCCGAGCATGCCCAAAGAACCGATGAAACAGCCGATGCCGCCGATGCCGCCTCAGCCACTACCCTATCCGCAAGTGCAGCCGACACAGGTCAGCCCGTACATGTATCAACCAAACGTTCCTCAGCCGCTGCGTCCGCTGCGTCCTCCAGTCCAACCGCCGCAGGTCAGCCCGTATATGTATCAACAACCGAATGTACGACCGACAATGGCTCCGCTGCGTCCGCCCGTCCAACCGACACAGGTGAGCCCATATATGTATCAGTACCCGAATGTACCGCCGCCGATGGCTCCATTGCGTCCGCCTGTTCAACCGACACAGGTGAGTCCCTTTATGTATCAACCAAATATACCGCCAAGCCGTGTGAGCCCGCTGCAGCCGTCGTTTCCACCAAACTATTGCTGCCCGCCGTGTCCTCCTATGCAGGTACAGCCAACGAGACAGCCGCAGGTAAGTCCGGAGTCGACATCGAAGCAAAGGCCACAGGTAAGTCCGGAGTCGACATCAAAGCAAAGGCCGCAGGTAAGTCCGGAGTCGACATCGAAGCAAAGGCCGCAGGTAAGTCCGGAGTCGACGACGAAGCAAAGGCCGCAGGTGAGCCCGGAATCAACGACGAAGCGAAGACCGCAGGTGAGTCCGCAAACAACGGTAAGACCTCCAGCACCGATCATGCCGTTCAGTCCGATCAATCCGATCAGTCCGATCATGCCGTTTCCGCCTCGTCCCATGTTTCCGATCCCGCCATGTCCACCATTTCCTACGCCTTGGATGCGACCGATCTTTCCGCCATTTCCACCGATGCCGTTTACAAGGCCCAGTCAAGTGTTGCCACAGCAATTGATGCCGCGACCGTTTTTCCCGCAGCCGTTTTTGCCACGGCCTCTCGTACCGTTCTGCCCACCGCCACCGCCACCGCGTCCGATGCCATATCCAGTGCCGCCATATCCACAAATCCGTCCTGAGGTCGTAGAGGAATCGTCATGCTCATCGTCGTGCGAGTGTTCCCCTGAGAGTCCACAGCGAAATCCCTATCGCGGTTCTAAAAGAGACCGCGGACCAGTGAACCCGAACAACATGATGTTCCCACCTCCACCGCGGATGGCTTCCATGCCCGATACAGGGCTATGGCCGCATTGGGGCGACGGACACGAAGAATCCTCCTCCTACTAA
- the ruvC gene encoding crossover junction endodeoxyribonuclease RuvC: protein MRILGIDPGIAIVGFGVIDKQGSQLRPVQYGSIQTEAGLPVPLRLKQIFESMQSLISTYQPDEMSVEKLFFNKNVTTAFTVGQARGVIILAAELAGVPVYEYTPMQVKQAVTGYGGAEKKQIQEMTKLLLRLKEVPKPDDVADALGIAITHAQFRAFISISEGVQK, encoded by the coding sequence ATGCGCATCTTAGGAATCGACCCCGGCATTGCAATCGTCGGCTTTGGGGTGATAGATAAACAAGGGAGCCAGCTTCGTCCCGTACAATACGGAAGCATTCAGACGGAGGCAGGCTTGCCGGTTCCCCTTCGTCTCAAGCAGATTTTTGAATCCATGCAGAGCCTGATCAGCACGTATCAGCCGGATGAAATGTCAGTGGAGAAACTGTTCTTCAACAAAAACGTGACCACAGCATTTACGGTTGGGCAGGCGCGCGGTGTCATTATACTTGCTGCGGAGCTTGCCGGTGTCCCTGTATACGAGTACACCCCCATGCAGGTCAAGCAAGCGGTGACCGGTTACGGGGGAGCGGAGAAAAAACAGATCCAGGAAATGACGAAGCTGCTTTTGCGGCTAAAGGAAGTGCCCAAGCCTGACGATGTGGCGGATGCGCTGGGGATTGCCATTACGCACGCTCAGTTCCGCGCGTTCATTTCCATATCGGAAGGAGTTCAGAAATGA
- a CDS encoding BofC C-terminal domain-containing protein, which yields MKKKWMVYTSWAFALVTGLVAGILLSQGSGKEAGGLTQLLAGGKRSMEVAGSSYELVLARSYLCGVRDEERKPVAISHLADAMADYKGWEIVTADHSKMILMKREQDISPECKENGHFGLSADGMLTLFHGVPADQEVVQTFYRINTAKMEASLPKEEVESLRRGIRVRDLSEYNSVLSTYGEFQLNEE from the coding sequence ATGAAGAAAAAATGGATGGTCTATACTTCGTGGGCCTTCGCCTTGGTGACAGGGCTCGTGGCGGGGATCCTCCTTTCACAGGGCAGTGGAAAGGAAGCGGGAGGACTGACTCAGCTCTTGGCTGGAGGAAAAAGATCCATGGAAGTTGCGGGAAGCTCCTATGAATTGGTGCTAGCACGCAGCTATTTGTGCGGCGTGAGGGATGAAGAACGCAAACCGGTGGCGATCAGCCATCTCGCTGATGCCATGGCAGATTACAAGGGCTGGGAGATTGTGACGGCAGATCACAGCAAGATGATCCTGATGAAGAGAGAGCAGGATATTTCTCCGGAATGCAAGGAGAATGGCCATTTCGGATTATCGGCTGACGGTATGCTCACACTCTTTCACGGCGTCCCTGCGGATCAGGAGGTCGTACAGACCTTCTACCGGATCAATACAGCCAAAATGGAAGCGAGCCTCCCAAAAGAGGAAGTGGAAAGCCTTAGGCGCGGCATCCGCGTGCGTGATCTGTCAGAGTATAACAGCGTCCTGTCGACCTATGGGGAATTTCAACTGAATGAAGAGTGA
- the pheA gene encoding prephenate dehydratase, protein MQNKLAFLGPRGTFSEEAARSLPIEMPIDYVPYPSIIEVLNAVARDEVKYGIVPIENSIEGTVNSTLDWLIHEVDLPILAELALPITQNLLVAKRGNSLPLSSITRVMSHPQAIAQSFHFIREHLPQAIVENVNSTALAAQTVSEHPDEAWAAIGTRLNADIYPLEVAQPHIQDFSNNYTRFVLVGQEPLPLPASDREKTTILVTLPEDFPGALYQVLAAFAWRKINLSRIESRPTKKALGSYFFVIDIEQKMDDVLLPGAFAEIEAIGCQVRQLGTYPFYMQKAGS, encoded by the coding sequence ATGCAGAACAAACTTGCTTTTCTCGGACCACGTGGTACCTTTTCCGAAGAAGCGGCGCGCTCACTTCCCATCGAGATGCCGATCGATTATGTACCATACCCGAGCATTATTGAAGTATTAAACGCGGTGGCCAGGGACGAAGTGAAATACGGGATCGTTCCGATTGAAAATTCAATCGAAGGAACGGTCAATTCTACTTTGGACTGGTTGATCCATGAAGTAGATCTGCCTATCCTGGCTGAGCTGGCATTGCCGATCACACAAAACCTGCTGGTCGCGAAGCGGGGGAATTCCTTGCCGTTGTCCTCGATTACCCGTGTGATGTCCCATCCGCAAGCCATCGCGCAAAGCTTTCACTTTATCCGTGAACACCTGCCTCAGGCTATTGTGGAAAATGTGAACAGCACGGCATTGGCGGCACAAACGGTTAGCGAGCATCCGGACGAGGCATGGGCGGCAATCGGGACACGTCTCAACGCGGATATTTATCCACTGGAAGTGGCGCAGCCGCACATTCAGGACTTTTCGAACAACTACACCCGCTTTGTATTGGTAGGTCAGGAGCCTCTTCCATTGCCGGCATCTGATCGAGAGAAGACCACGATTCTCGTCACATTGCCAGAGGATTTTCCAGGGGCGCTCTATCAGGTGCTTGCCGCTTTTGCGTGGCGCAAGATCAACCTGTCGCGCATTGAATCCCGCCCGACCAAAAAAGCGTTGGGAAGTTACTTTTTCGTAATCGACATCGAACAAAAAATGGATGATGTATTGCTTCCAGGCGCTTTTGCCGAAATCGAAGCGATCGGCTGTCAGGTCCGTCAGCTGGGTACGTATCCGTTTTACATGCAAAAAGCCGGCTCCTAG
- a CDS encoding IS3 family transposase, translating to MYGYRRLTLHLRRQTKLRINHKRMKRLMKMAGDQSVIRRKRKKYARSTPQHIAENLLNREFHAAAPNEKKWVTDVTEFKYGSGKKAYLSAILDLHDNTVVSYAFGHSNNNALVIRTVKSALQTVRVNKPMLHSDRGFQYTSSRFKRLFGHEVVQSMSRVGRCIDNGPMEAFWGTLKCEKYYLNTYSTFEELEKDIKDYIYFYNNERLQAKLDGLSPMEFRTKAA from the coding sequence ATCTACGGGTATAGACGATTGACACTTCATTTACGCCGACAAACCAAACTGCGAATTAACCACAAACGGATGAAACGCCTAATGAAGATGGCCGGTGACCAATCGGTTATTCGTAGAAAGAGAAAGAAATATGCACGATCAACTCCTCAACATATTGCCGAGAATTTGTTAAACCGTGAGTTTCATGCAGCAGCACCAAACGAAAAAAAGTGGGTAACGGATGTTACGGAATTCAAATACGGCAGTGGAAAGAAGGCCTATTTAAGCGCAATTCTGGATTTACATGACAACACGGTTGTCTCGTACGCTTTCGGTCATTCCAACAACAATGCCCTAGTAATTCGAACGGTGAAATCGGCCCTGCAAACGGTACGGGTAAACAAGCCTATGCTCCACAGTGATCGGGGTTTCCAGTATACCTCTTCGAGGTTTAAAAGATTGTTTGGGCACGAAGTGGTCCAGAGCATGTCCCGAGTTGGCAGGTGTATCGATAATGGTCCCATGGAAGCTTTCTGGGGAACACTGAAATGCGAGAAATATTATTTGAATACATACAGTACCTTTGAGGAACTTGAAAAAGACATTAAGGACTACATTTATTTCTACAATAACGAACGATTACAAGCAAAATTAGACGGCCTCAGTCCCATGGAATTCAGGACCAAGGCCGCTTAA
- a CDS encoding phosphotransferase yields MNKGLIASLEKAFRCQIHAVKPKRNVNLLKTDRGYWIIKGYKQMDKAVWVTQLSDALREKGFLHTVQYVPDGGGAKIFPYDDRYYTIMKMIDGREADNASLYDVKKTAETLAHFHVAARGFPVPHQYAFEGKSTLLDKWESRLEQFERITWGIEQNGPQSKLEQVIQQMSMPIIQDGQHLLQSAYKLPLTPELFTAMEIGTLAHRDVASHNFLVTPRSSCYLIDLDTVGHDVQLVDLVQLMSRMLLLQEYRMSSFIEAMEAYSKVNYLSDTQMWMVHQLLRYPDNFLREVTGLYSNRPGYHLRGVQQLVQMEGKLLQERQAFLRAGEQIFQRSPWGQYHFVG; encoded by the coding sequence ATGAATAAAGGGCTAATAGCATCACTTGAAAAAGCGTTTCGCTGTCAAATTCACGCCGTAAAGCCAAAGCGGAACGTGAATTTGCTGAAGACGGACCGGGGATACTGGATCATCAAGGGCTATAAGCAAATGGATAAAGCAGTGTGGGTCACCCAGCTTTCTGATGCATTGCGTGAAAAGGGCTTCCTCCATACCGTGCAATACGTGCCGGATGGAGGAGGTGCGAAAATATTTCCGTATGACGATCGGTATTATACGATCATGAAAATGATTGATGGACGTGAAGCGGACAATGCTTCCCTCTACGATGTGAAAAAGACAGCGGAAACGCTTGCTCATTTTCACGTTGCTGCACGAGGATTTCCTGTACCCCATCAATACGCTTTTGAAGGGAAGTCTACTCTCCTCGACAAATGGGAAAGCAGGCTTGAGCAATTTGAGCGAATCACATGGGGAATCGAACAGAATGGACCTCAATCGAAGCTGGAGCAGGTCATCCAGCAAATGTCGATGCCGATCATTCAGGACGGACAGCACTTGCTGCAGTCAGCCTACAAGCTGCCCCTGACACCCGAATTGTTCACAGCGATGGAGATAGGGACGCTGGCTCATCGAGATGTAGCGAGCCATAACTTTCTGGTGACGCCCCGAAGCAGCTGTTACTTGATTGATTTGGATACGGTTGGACATGATGTACAGCTGGTCGATTTGGTGCAGCTGATGTCTAGGATGCTGCTCCTTCAGGAATATCGCATGAGCTCCTTTATCGAAGCCATGGAGGCGTACAGCAAGGTCAATTATTTGAGTGACACCCAAATGTGGATGGTTCATCAGCTGCTGCGTTACCCGGATAACTTCTTGCGGGAAGTTACGGGATTGTACAGCAATCGCCCGGGCTACCATTTACGCGGAGTGCAGCAGCTGGTTCAGATGGAAGGGAAGCTTCTGCAAGAGCGTCAGGCTTTTCTGCGGGCAGGCGAGCAAATCTTCCAGCGTTCTCCGTGGGGGCAGTATCATTTCGTCGGATAA
- a CDS encoding helix-turn-helix domain-containing protein, which yields MSKVQFTASEKLAILLEIDSGQIGVMAAAKTYGNSKTTVVKWRRRYEVYGYKGLEIQSYNRTYSVELKLQAVQDYLTGHYSQYEIIDKYKIASRTQLKNWVDKYNGHSSLKSYNEGAKAMTKGRATTWQERIDIVHYCLAHKHDYQETASQYQVSYQQVYQWVKKYEDGGLDALQDRRGRKKPVEELTETEQEKMAMKKLEYENERLRAEIAFLKKLQEFQRRRV from the coding sequence ATGTCTAAAGTACAATTTACTGCGTCAGAAAAACTGGCCATCCTTCTGGAGATCGATAGCGGTCAGATTGGTGTTATGGCTGCTGCTAAAACATACGGTAATAGCAAAACAACCGTAGTGAAATGGCGACGGCGATATGAGGTGTACGGATACAAAGGGTTAGAGATTCAATCTTACAATAGAACTTACTCGGTGGAGCTTAAGCTTCAAGCCGTTCAAGATTATCTAACCGGTCATTACTCCCAATATGAAATCATTGATAAATATAAAATCGCCAGCCGCACCCAACTCAAGAATTGGGTAGACAAGTATAATGGTCATAGCAGCTTAAAATCGTATAACGAAGGAGCAAAAGCTATGACGAAAGGTCGGGCTACAACATGGCAGGAGCGAATTGACATCGTTCACTACTGTCTTGCACATAAACATGACTATCAGGAGACGGCGAGCCAGTATCAAGTGTCTTATCAACAAGTATACCAATGGGTCAAGAAATATGAGGATGGCGGGCTAGATGCCCTACAGGATCGTCGTGGTCGGAAGAAGCCTGTTGAAGAGCTAACTGAAACAGAGCAGGAAAAGATGGCGATGAAAAAGTTGGAGTATGAAAATGAGCGGCTTCGAGCGGAGATTGCTTTCTTAAAAAAGTTACAGGAATTCCAAAGGAGGCGAGTTTAA
- a CDS encoding bifunctional 2',3'-cyclic-nucleotide 2'-phosphodiesterase/3'-nucleotidase, with translation MKKANKKMLAACLLSTSLVVGALTFSLTPVSAQTTSTLKLRLLETTDIHTNIVNYDYYQDKATDEFGFAKTATLIKKARDEAKNSILIDNGDLLQGNPLGDYVAKIDPLKDGETHPVYKAMNLLDYDLGNIGNHEFNFGLEHLERSIKGAKFPYINSNVYVDDKDNDPNNDKNLFTPYQILDRTFKDESGKEVSLKVGVIGFVPPQIMQWDKANLEGKVVAKDILESANKYIPEMKAKGADIIVAVAHSGLGPVETAANLENASYQLSKIEGIDAILFGHSHLVFPGPGFENIEGVDGTKGMINGKPAVMPGYWGNNLGVIDLTLTQENGKWKVADSTSKAVPIYDKANKASLADADQKVLDAVKEDHDHTVEWVRSAVGTTSSPIFSYFALVQDDPSIQIVTNAQKWFVEKNIKGTEYDGIPVLSAGAPFKAGGRNGASYYTNIPAGTIAIKNVSDLYIYPNTLKAVLINGSQLQEWLERSAGQFNQIDVKKADEQPLVNEAFPTYNFDVIDGVTYQVDVTQPSKYAIDGKLVDEKANRIKKLAYNGKPVKADDKFIVVTNNYRAGGGGNFPGLDGKNIVIDSPDENRQVVIDYILSEKSINPAADQNWSFAPVNAKVNVTFTTSPDAKPYAEKMPNLKYISTLDTGFAKYGIDLSKPAKK, from the coding sequence ATGAAAAAAGCAAACAAAAAAATGCTGGCTGCATGTCTTCTCAGCACTTCGCTGGTTGTAGGCGCACTCACTTTCTCCCTTACTCCTGTAAGCGCTCAAACAACTTCCACCCTCAAACTCCGCCTGCTGGAAACCACGGACATTCACACCAACATCGTCAACTACGACTACTATCAAGACAAAGCGACTGACGAATTCGGTTTCGCCAAAACGGCCACTCTCATTAAGAAAGCCCGCGATGAAGCGAAAAACAGCATCCTGATTGACAACGGCGACCTGCTTCAAGGGAACCCACTGGGCGACTACGTAGCCAAGATTGACCCGCTCAAAGATGGCGAGACTCACCCTGTGTACAAAGCCATGAATCTTTTGGACTACGACCTGGGCAACATCGGTAACCACGAGTTCAACTTTGGATTGGAGCATTTGGAGCGCAGCATCAAGGGCGCCAAGTTCCCTTATATCAACTCCAACGTGTACGTGGATGACAAAGACAACGATCCAAACAACGACAAAAACCTCTTCACCCCTTATCAAATCCTCGACCGTACATTCAAAGATGAAAGCGGTAAAGAAGTGTCCCTGAAAGTCGGCGTGATCGGTTTCGTCCCTCCGCAAATCATGCAATGGGACAAAGCGAATCTGGAAGGAAAAGTCGTTGCCAAGGATATCCTCGAATCGGCAAACAAGTACATACCGGAAATGAAAGCAAAAGGCGCTGACATCATCGTGGCTGTAGCTCACTCCGGCCTCGGCCCTGTTGAAACAGCTGCCAACCTGGAAAATGCGAGCTACCAGCTGAGCAAAATCGAAGGCATCGATGCGATCCTCTTCGGCCACTCTCACCTCGTATTCCCAGGCCCTGGCTTTGAAAACATCGAAGGCGTAGACGGTACAAAAGGCATGATCAACGGCAAACCAGCTGTTATGCCAGGATACTGGGGCAATAACCTGGGTGTAATCGACCTTACTCTGACGCAAGAAAACGGCAAGTGGAAAGTAGCAGACTCCACCTCCAAAGCAGTTCCGATCTATGACAAAGCTAACAAAGCTTCCCTGGCTGATGCGGATCAAAAAGTGTTGGATGCCGTGAAGGAAGACCATGACCATACGGTTGAGTGGGTACGTTCTGCAGTAGGTACGACCAGCTCCCCTATCTTCAGCTACTTTGCACTGGTACAAGACGATCCGTCCATCCAGATCGTAACAAATGCACAAAAATGGTTTGTGGAGAAAAACATCAAGGGCACTGAGTATGACGGCATTCCAGTCCTGTCCGCAGGCGCACCGTTCAAAGCAGGCGGTCGTAACGGCGCAAGCTACTACACCAATATCCCTGCTGGCACGATCGCAATCAAAAACGTGTCTGACTTGTACATCTATCCAAACACGCTGAAAGCCGTACTGATCAACGGTTCCCAGCTGCAAGAATGGCTCGAGCGCTCCGCTGGCCAATTCAACCAGATCGATGTGAAAAAAGCGGATGAGCAGCCATTGGTAAACGAAGCATTCCCAACCTACAACTTCGACGTCATTGATGGCGTAACTTACCAGGTAGACGTTACACAGCCATCCAAATATGCGATCGATGGCAAGCTGGTTGACGAAAAAGCTAACCGCATCAAAAAATTGGCGTACAACGGCAAGCCAGTAAAAGCGGACGACAAATTCATCGTGGTAACGAACAACTACCGTGCAGGCGGCGGCGGAAACTTCCCAGGACTGGACGGCAAAAACATCGTAATCGATTCTCCAGACGAAAACCGTCAAGTCGTGATCGATTACATCCTGAGCGAAAAATCGATCAACCCAGCTGCAGACCAAAACTGGTCTTTTGCTCCGGTTAACGCAAAAGTGAACGTGACCTTCACAACTTCTCCTGACGCGAAGCCGTACGCCGAAAAAATGCCGAACCTGAAATACATCTCCACTTTGGATACAGGCTTTGCGAAATACGGCATCGACCTTTCCAAACCAGCAAAAAAATAA
- the ruvA gene encoding Holliday junction branch migration protein RuvA: MIDFVEGTLCYLDSEYIVVETGGIGYRLFCPNPYQYVRYEGNRTKLYTHHHVREDAILLYGFGTRDERDLFRKILDVNGIGPKGALAILAAATPEQIVMAVQQENVTYLTKFPGIGKKTAQRMILDLKDKLVGYTPSAILTVAAGDLTAGEAAVSALNEALDALTALGYSDGELQKIRNALSEKSKEGDGVEKLIKQGLALLMRG, from the coding sequence ATGATTGATTTTGTCGAAGGTACGCTGTGTTACCTGGATTCAGAATACATAGTGGTAGAAACGGGTGGAATTGGCTACCGCCTGTTTTGTCCAAACCCGTACCAGTATGTTCGTTACGAGGGAAATCGGACGAAGCTGTATACCCATCACCATGTGCGGGAGGACGCAATTCTTCTGTACGGATTCGGCACTCGCGACGAACGGGACCTGTTCCGCAAGATCCTCGATGTCAATGGGATCGGGCCCAAAGGTGCTTTGGCGATCCTCGCAGCTGCTACGCCAGAGCAAATCGTCATGGCCGTACAACAGGAAAACGTTACGTACTTGACGAAATTTCCCGGTATCGGGAAGAAGACAGCGCAGCGCATGATTCTGGACTTGAAGGATAAATTGGTAGGCTATACCCCATCTGCGATCTTGACTGTCGCTGCGGGTGATTTGACAGCAGGAGAAGCGGCTGTATCGGCATTAAACGAAGCCTTGGATGCGTTGACTGCGCTCGGCTATTCGGACGGTGAATTGCAGAAAATCAGAAATGCCCTGTCCGAAAAGTCAAAAGAGGGCGATGGTGTAGAAAAGCTCATCAAGCAAGGGCTCGCTTTGCTCATGAGGGGGTAG